A genome region from Geodermatophilus bullaregiensis includes the following:
- a CDS encoding ATP-binding protein, with translation MTGAETPWRGRRRVALARVITYGGGLLLLLWLARAGYVAFVRREPWTEPFGFDPDGTCRQVGVSCGAITGLVVSWLSVAAGSALFLLLRFRAVVNRYRRTARTRPFDLVPTASGGIVGDVVGRNDLCQVIIDDLRDSGDRRPHVLVGGVGTGKTAVLVLLTHLLAQCGAVPVPVRLRDAQTDLDFQELARRRFHSQVDDALLSQGEGDRIWRHLVKNGQIVVLADGLEEALNGEDHAKDRDTVIRLAIARAREDRLPLVIASRPHAPLRGADAAIVDLEPLSRMAALDYLGREDSSEDRQRLNWIVETADVAEAPLFLRITRDLHERDLLRHLTHGVRIRGVNTRSLDRSALRLNLLDTWVTALVEGQLRRHVPLSRPERTAAVAYVSAMAAEGLRRDSLQVRFEDVVEAGPAQGGPREERCRTAGLQRCTSGALALLERRPVRVRLAATWGAQLGLVDAQTDSVSFHHSLLQSYLGSLVLDSVLDDEDFLRTALQAPEGPGRELLIALAFLSRRQAHVEAGSAGLTSPSPLPASIPPGPEAMRSVVETLTRAAADRKDDKSLDMWAAALEIDSVNRPSVQAWIAEHVERSWLEVFAADQRTLDEAKLGLVRRFGDALRQVQRRIDTTSAGTPSPDPPAYAALYDIGCREDSSYAVRHAVAQELGSGGDGAFVTLEPRLAVGLDIAAADRDVSEEEWRQTVMCAWLAPLLFSSVSDPAVQARARTYLGRWTSRVGHPDVRRPPGPPLPPSVEVALAQGFTYAANRRRRHPYMNAGARSHLVEQGGELLKRSGFWAAQLALVHALCLWALPDDPGIRRQDEAPTRRPARVVSPRTRVEGWLDSAGSQRDRGLEPGGPAERQRHPFVREAAALAVRALETGQPERFLWVDVYGVTSRIGSRAVGSTGLRRHNLWIPPSVGWSALDPRAQQLVADVLLLVNLADRGERAAEREARLRRANRRDLPPCLAGSRRSLEPDGAAAEYSEPGANCVGGCPFALCPYPPKGVQSYRAELSDAFCRRQQTLLGRTQLRRKAAPWQGTLPGELRWFWEQMACRARR, from the coding sequence GTGACCGGCGCGGAGACCCCGTGGCGCGGTCGCCGGCGGGTGGCCTTGGCCCGGGTCATCACTTATGGCGGCGGCCTGCTCCTCCTGCTCTGGCTGGCCCGGGCCGGATACGTCGCCTTCGTCCGGCGGGAACCGTGGACGGAGCCGTTCGGCTTCGACCCCGACGGGACCTGCCGCCAGGTGGGCGTCTCGTGCGGTGCCATCACCGGCCTCGTGGTCTCGTGGCTGTCGGTGGCCGCCGGGTCGGCGCTGTTCCTGCTGCTGCGCTTCCGGGCGGTGGTCAACCGGTACCGCCGGACAGCACGGACGCGGCCGTTCGACCTGGTCCCCACCGCGAGCGGCGGCATCGTCGGGGACGTCGTGGGGCGCAACGATCTGTGCCAGGTGATCATCGATGACCTCCGGGACAGCGGCGACCGCCGGCCGCACGTGCTCGTCGGCGGCGTCGGCACCGGGAAGACCGCCGTGCTGGTGCTCCTGACGCACCTGCTCGCGCAGTGCGGCGCCGTCCCCGTACCGGTCCGGCTGAGGGACGCCCAGACGGACCTGGACTTCCAGGAGCTCGCCCGGCGGAGGTTCCACTCGCAGGTCGACGATGCCCTGCTGTCCCAGGGCGAGGGGGACCGGATCTGGCGGCACCTGGTCAAGAACGGTCAGATCGTCGTCCTCGCCGACGGCCTGGAGGAGGCTCTCAACGGCGAGGACCACGCCAAGGACCGTGACACCGTCATCCGGCTGGCCATCGCCCGCGCCCGGGAGGACCGGCTCCCGCTGGTCATCGCTTCGCGCCCGCACGCCCCCCTCCGGGGAGCCGACGCCGCGATCGTCGACCTTGAGCCGCTGAGCCGGATGGCCGCGCTGGACTACCTCGGGCGGGAGGACTCCTCCGAGGACCGCCAGCGACTGAACTGGATCGTGGAGACGGCCGACGTCGCAGAGGCACCGCTGTTCCTCCGCATCACCCGGGACCTGCACGAGCGGGACCTGCTCCGCCACCTCACCCACGGCGTCCGCATCCGCGGCGTGAACACCCGCAGCCTCGACCGCTCGGCCCTTCGATTGAACCTCCTCGACACCTGGGTGACAGCGCTCGTCGAGGGCCAGCTGCGCCGGCACGTCCCCTTGTCGCGGCCGGAGCGGACTGCCGCTGTTGCGTACGTGTCCGCGATGGCGGCCGAGGGACTGCGGAGGGACTCCCTGCAGGTGCGCTTCGAAGACGTCGTCGAAGCCGGTCCGGCTCAGGGAGGACCGCGGGAGGAACGCTGCCGGACCGCCGGGCTCCAGCGGTGCACGAGCGGGGCCCTAGCCCTCCTCGAGAGACGCCCGGTCCGGGTGCGGCTGGCGGCCACCTGGGGCGCCCAGCTCGGGCTCGTCGACGCGCAGACCGACTCGGTGAGCTTTCACCACAGCCTCCTGCAGTCCTACCTCGGCTCTCTGGTGCTCGACTCGGTGCTCGACGACGAGGACTTCCTGCGCACGGCGCTGCAGGCACCGGAGGGCCCGGGCCGGGAGCTCCTCATCGCGCTGGCGTTCCTCTCGCGCCGCCAGGCGCACGTGGAGGCCGGCTCGGCCGGGCTGACCTCACCCAGCCCGCTCCCGGCCTCCATACCGCCGGGGCCCGAGGCGATGCGGTCCGTCGTCGAGACGCTGACCCGGGCGGCGGCGGACCGCAAGGACGACAAGTCACTGGACATGTGGGCGGCGGCCCTGGAGATCGACAGCGTCAACCGCCCGTCGGTCCAGGCCTGGATCGCCGAGCACGTCGAGCGGAGTTGGCTGGAGGTGTTCGCTGCCGACCAGCGCACTCTGGACGAGGCCAAGTTGGGTCTGGTCCGCCGCTTCGGGGACGCACTCCGCCAGGTACAGCGCCGCATCGACACCACCTCGGCGGGCACTCCGTCCCCCGATCCGCCCGCCTACGCAGCCCTGTACGACATCGGCTGCCGGGAGGATTCGTCCTATGCCGTCCGGCACGCCGTCGCCCAGGAGCTCGGATCCGGAGGGGACGGGGCGTTTGTGACCCTGGAGCCCCGGCTCGCCGTCGGGCTGGACATCGCGGCGGCGGACCGAGACGTCAGCGAGGAGGAGTGGCGTCAGACGGTCATGTGCGCGTGGCTGGCGCCGTTGCTGTTCAGCTCGGTCAGCGACCCGGCCGTGCAGGCGAGGGCCCGGACGTACCTGGGTCGGTGGACGTCACGGGTCGGGCACCCGGACGTCCGGCGACCGCCGGGACCGCCGCTGCCGCCGTCGGTCGAGGTGGCCCTGGCCCAGGGCTTCACTTATGCCGCCAACCGCCGGCGCCGGCACCCCTACATGAACGCCGGCGCGCGGTCTCACCTGGTCGAGCAGGGCGGTGAGCTGCTCAAGCGCAGCGGCTTCTGGGCCGCCCAGCTCGCGCTCGTCCACGCCTTGTGTCTCTGGGCGCTGCCCGACGACCCCGGGATCCGGCGGCAGGACGAGGCACCGACCCGGCGCCCGGCCCGTGTGGTGTCCCCGCGCACCCGCGTCGAGGGTTGGCTCGACAGCGCCGGCAGCCAGCGGGATCGAGGACTCGAGCCCGGCGGGCCGGCGGAGCGGCAGCGGCACCCGTTCGTCCGGGAAGCCGCCGCACTCGCCGTGCGCGCGCTGGAGACCGGGCAACCCGAGCGCTTCCTGTGGGTGGACGTCTACGGCGTCACCAGCCGGATCGGGTCCCGCGCCGTGGGCTCGACGGGACTCCGACGGCACAACCTCTGGATCCCGCCGTCGGTCGGCTGGAGCGCCCTGGACCCCCGGGCCCAGCAGCTGGTCGCCGACGTGCTGCTGCTGGTCAACCTCGCCGACCGGGGTGAGCGCGCCGCCGAACGGGAGGCGCGGCTCCGGCGCGCCAATCGCCGCGACCTGCCCCCGTGCCTGGCCGGCAGCCGGCGATCCCTGGAGCCCGACGGCGCGGCCGCCGAGTACAGCGAGCCCGGCGCCAACTGCGTGGGCGGGTGCCCGTTCGCACTGTGCCCCTATCCCCCCAAGGGCGTGCAGTCCTACCGGGCCGAGCTGAGCGACGCGTTCTGCCGCCGCCAGCAGACCCTGCTGGGCCGGACCCAGCTGCGCCGCAAGGCGGCTCCCTGGCAGGGGACGCTCCCCGGCGAGCTCCGGTGGTTCTGGGAGCAGATGGCCTGCCGCGCACGCCGGTAA